The Vitis riparia cultivar Riparia Gloire de Montpellier isolate 1030 chromosome 10, EGFV_Vit.rip_1.0, whole genome shotgun sequence genome includes a region encoding these proteins:
- the LOC117924041 gene encoding stilbene synthase 2-like: MASVEDIRNAQRAKGPATILAIGTATPDNCVYQSEYADYYFRVTKSEHMTDLKKKFNRICEKSMIKKRYIHLTEEMLEEHPNMGAYMAPSLNIRQEIITAEVPKLGKEAALKALKEWGQPKSKITHLVFCTTSGVEMPGADYKLANLLGLETSVRRVMLYHQGCYAGGTVLRTAKDLAENNVGARVLVVCSEITVVTFRGPSETHLDSLVGQTLFGDGSAAVIVGSDLDTSIERPLFQLVSAAQTFIPNTQGAIAGNLREVGLTFHLWPNVPTLISENIEKCLTQAFGPLGISDWNSLFWIAHPGGPAILDAVEAKLNLEKKKLEATRHILSEYGNMSSACVLFILDEMRKKSLKEERTTTGEGLDWGVLFGFGPGLTIETVVLHSVVGATN, encoded by the exons ATGGCATCTGTGGAGGACATTAGAAACGCTCAACGTGCCAAGGGGCCGGCCACCATTCTAGCCATTGGCACTGCTACTCCAGACAACTGTGTCTACCAGTCCGAGTACGCTGATTACTATTTCCGGGTCACTAAAAGCGAGCACATGACCGACTTGAAGAAGAAGTTCAACCGCATAT GTGAGAAATCAATGATCAAAAAGCGATACATTCATTTGACTGAAGAAATGCTTGAAGAGCACCCAAATATGGGTGCTTACATGGCTCCATCGCTCAACATACGCCAAGAAATTATCACTGCTGAGGTACCTAAGCTTGGTAAGGAGGCCGCATTGAAGGCTCTTAAAGAGTGGGGCCAACCTAAGTCCAAGATCACTCACCTTGTATTTTGTACAACTTCGGGAGTAGAAATGCCCGGTGCTGACTATAAACTAGCCAATCTTCTAGGCCTCGAAACATCAGTTAGAAGAGTGATGTTGTATCATCAAGGCTGCTATGCAGGTGGGACTGTTCTCCGAACTGCTAAGGATCTCGCAGAGAATAATGTAGGAGCACGAGTTCTTGTGGTATGCTCTGAAATCACGGTTGTTACTTTTCGTGGGCCTTCTGAAACCCATTTAGACTCTTTAGTGGGTCAAACCCTTTTTGGTGATGGGTCAGCAGCTGTAATTGTTGGATCAGATCTAGATACCTCCATTGAACGACCACTCTTCCAACTTGTTTCAGCGGCCCAAACATTCATTCCTAATACACAAGGTGCTATTGCTGGCAACTTACGTGAAGTGGGTCTAACCTTTCATTTGTGGCCTAATGTGCCTACTCTGATTTCTGAGAATATAGAGAAGTGCTTGACTCAAGCTTTCGGCCCACTTGGTATTAGTGATTGGAACTCCTTGTTTTGGATCGCTCATCCAGGTGGCCCGGCCATTCTGGATGCAGTCGAAGCAAAACTCAATTTGGAGAAGAAGAAACTTGAAGCAACAAGACACATCTTAAGTGAGTACGGTAATATGTCAAGTGCATGTgtgttgtttattttggatgagATGAGAAAGAAATCACTTAAGGAAGAAAGGACCACCACAGGTGAAGGATTGGACTGGGGtgttttatttggttttggGCCAGGTTTGACCATTGAAACTGTTGTGCTGCATAGCGTTGTTGGGGCTACAAATTGA
- the LOC117924040 gene encoding stilbene synthase 2-like, producing the protein MASVEDIRNAQRAKGPATILAIGTATPDNCLYQSDYADYYFRVTKSEHMTDLKKKFNRICEKSMIKKRYIHLTEEMLEEHPNMGAYMAPSLNIRQEIITAEVPKLGKEAALKALKEWGQPKSKITHLVFCTTSGVEMPGADYKLANLLGLETSVRRVMLYHQGCYAGGTVLRTAKDLAENNAGARVLVVCSEITVVTFRGPSETHLDSLVGQALFGDGSAAVIVGSDPDTSIERPLFQLVSAAQTFIPNTQGAIAGNLREVGLTFHLWPNVPTLISENIEKCLTQAFGPLGISDWNSLFWIAHPGGPAILDAVEAKLNLENKKLEATRHILSEYGNMSSACVLFILDEMRKKSLKEERTTTGEGLDWGVLFGFGPGLTIETVVLHSVVGATN; encoded by the exons ATGGCATCTGTGGAGGACATTAGAAACGCTCAACGTGCCAAGGGGCCGGCCACCATTCTAGCCATTGGCACTGCAACTCCAGACAACTGTCTCTACCAGTCCGATTACGCTGATTACTATTTCCGGGTCACTAAAAGCGAGCACATGACCGACTTGAAGAAGAAGTTCAACCGCATAT GTGAGAAATCAATGATCAAAAAGCGATACATTCATTTGACTGAAGAAATGCTTGAAGAGCACCCAAATATGGGTGCTTACATGGCTCCATCGCTCAACATACGTCAAGAAATTATCACTGCTGAGGTACCTAAGCTTGGTAAGGAGGCCGCATTGAAGGCTCTTAAAGAGTGGGGCCAGCCTAAGTCCAAGATCACTCACCTTGTATTTTGTACAACTTCGGGAGTAGAAATGCCCGGTGCAGACTATAAACTAGCCAATCTTCTAGGCCTCGAAACATCGGTTAGAAGAGTGATGTTGTATCATCAAGGTTGCTATGCAGGTGGGACTGTTCTCCGAACTGCTAAGGATCTCGCAGAGAATAATGCAGGAGCACGAGTTCTTGTGGTATGCTCTGAAATCACGGTTGTTACTTTTCGTGGGCCTTCTGAAACCCATTTAGACTCTTTAGTGGGTCAAGCCCTTTTTGGTGATGGGTCAGCAGCTGTAATTGTTGGATCAGATCCAGATACCTCCATTGAACGACCACTCTTCCAACTTGTTTCAGCGGCCCAAACATTCATTCCTAATACACAAGGTGCTATTGCTGGCAACTTACGTGAGGTGGGTCTAACCTTTCATTTGTGGCCTAATGTGCCTACTCTGATTTCCGAGAATATAGAGAAGTGCTTGACTCAAGCTTTTGGCCCACTTGGTATTAGTGATTGGAACTCCTTGTTTTGGATCGCTCATCCAGGTGGCCCGGCCATTCTGGATGCAGTCGAAGCAAAACTCAATTTGGAGAATAAGAAACTTGAAGCAACAAGACACATCTTAAGTGAGTACGGTAATATGTCAAGTGCATGTgtgttgtttattttggatgagATGAGAAAGAAATCACTCAAGGAAGAAAGGACCACCACAGGTGAAGGATTGGACTGGGGtgttttatttggttttggGCCAGGTTTGACCATTGAAACTGTTGTGCTGCATAGCGTTGTTGGGGCTACAAATTga